Proteins from a genomic interval of Actinoalloteichus hymeniacidonis:
- the trxB gene encoding thioredoxin-disulfide reductase, with protein MSDVRNLIIIGSGPAGYTAAVYAARAQLEPLIFEGTQFGGALMTTTEVENYPGFRNGIMGPELMEQMRAQAERFGAELRPADVESVSLAGPVKKVVVDGTEYRATAVILAMGAAARYVGVPGEERLLGRGVSSCATCDGFFFRDQDIAVVGGGDSAMEEATFLTRFARSVTIVHRRDEFRASRIMLERARANEKIKWRTNAEVVEALGESSVSGLRLRDTVTGEESVLDVTAMFVAIGHDPRSELVKGQVELDDEGYVRVAERGTATNLTGVFAAGDLVDHTYRQAITAAGSGCSAAIDAERWLADHETTSESVGGGYGLGDPVPSV; from the coding sequence TTGTCCGACGTGAGGAATTTGATCATCATCGGCTCGGGACCTGCGGGTTACACGGCCGCGGTCTACGCGGCCCGTGCCCAGCTTGAGCCGCTCATCTTCGAGGGAACCCAGTTCGGCGGGGCCCTGATGACCACCACCGAGGTGGAGAACTATCCGGGCTTCCGCAACGGCATCATGGGGCCGGAGCTGATGGAGCAGATGCGTGCCCAGGCGGAGCGGTTCGGGGCGGAGCTACGTCCTGCCGACGTCGAGTCCGTGTCGCTCGCCGGTCCCGTGAAGAAGGTCGTCGTCGATGGCACCGAGTACCGCGCCACGGCCGTCATCCTCGCGATGGGCGCCGCCGCGCGCTACGTGGGCGTGCCGGGCGAGGAACGGCTGCTCGGCCGTGGGGTGTCCTCCTGCGCGACCTGTGACGGGTTCTTCTTCCGGGACCAGGACATCGCGGTCGTCGGCGGTGGTGACTCGGCGATGGAGGAGGCGACCTTCCTCACCCGCTTCGCCCGGTCGGTGACGATCGTGCACCGCCGCGACGAGTTCCGGGCGTCGCGCATCATGCTCGAACGGGCGCGGGCCAACGAGAAGATCAAGTGGCGGACCAACGCCGAGGTCGTCGAGGCGCTGGGGGAGAGCTCGGTCAGCGGTCTTCGGCTGCGCGACACCGTCACCGGCGAGGAGTCCGTGCTCGACGTCACCGCCATGTTCGTCGCCATCGGCCACGACCCGCGCAGCGAGCTGGTCAAGGGCCAGGTCGAGCTGGACGACGAGGGCTATGTGCGCGTTGCCGAGCGCGGCACGGCGACCAACCTGACGGGTGTCTTCGCTGCGGGCGACCTGGTGGACCACACCTACCGGCAGGCCATCACCGCCGCAGGCTCCGGCTGTTCGGCGGCGATCGACGCCGAGCGGTGGCTCGCCGACCATGAGACCACC